TGGGCAAAAATAGGAAGTCATGGGGGTACCCTTTATCCGTTGTAAAAAAAAATGCCGACAGCGCGTTGCTGCCTTGTTTGACCCAGAGGCGTGAACCTGGGGCCTGACCCCGGCTCTTGCCGTTGGTGTTACTACTGTCCCGTGATGGCCCGTTCCAGGAAGTCCAGCCGGTCCTGGCCCCAGAAGCTTTCGCCTTCGTACACGTACCACGGCGAACCGAACACGCTGGCGGCCATCCCTTCGTCCGTGTTGCGGTCGTATTCGGCCTGCACGCTGGCCGTCTGCGCCGCTTTCAGCAGCTGTGCGCCATCGAGGCCGCAGTCGTTGGCGATGGCCGCCAGCGTGGCATCGTCGCCGATGTTCCGGTCCTCGGCCCACAGGCCGCGCATGATGGCGCCCGTCAGTGCCAGCCCCTGCTCCACGCCATGGCCCAGGCGCGCCGCGACGATCAGCTTCGCCGCCGCTTCCGGCGACACGGGAAAATACGTCGGCTGCGGGTTCAATGGTACGCCCAGGTACGCCGACCAGCGCGCCAGTTCCGTCAGCCGGTACGCCTGGCGCTGCGGCGCGCGCTTGGCCAGCGGCAGGCCGCCCGACGTGGCGAACACCTTGCCCAGGTCGAGCGGACGCAGGTCGATCGCCACCCCATGCTGGCGGCACAGCGCGACGAAGCGCTCATGCCCCAGGTAGGCCCACGGCGAATGGGACGCGAAGTAGTAGACGCAGCGCTTGCTCATGCGACGCTCCGGTCAGAACGGTTTGACGACCACGAGGATGACGATGACCAGCAGCAGCAGCACGGGCACCTCGTTGAACCAGCGGTAGAACACATGGCCACGCTGGTTGACGCCACGCTCGAATTTCTTCAGCAGCGAGCCGCACGCGTGGTGGTAACCCAGCACCAGCACGACGAACAGCAGCTTCGCATGCAGCCAGCCCGGCAGCTTCATGCCTTCCGGGCCGCTGTACTGCATCCAGGCCAGGACCAGACCGAACACGACGGCCGGCACGGCCAGCATCGTCGTGAAGCGGTACAGCTTGCGGCCCATCAGCAGCAGCCGCTCCGTCGTGGATCCCGGCGTTTCCAGCGCCAGGTTGACGAAAATGCGCGGCAGGTAGAACAGGCCGGCAAACCACGACGTGACGAAGACGATGTGCAGCGCTTTGATCCAGAGCATAAGCTTCCTTATTGGCGGATTTCGCCGTGACCGAACACGACGTACTTCAGCGACGTCAGGCCCTCCAGGCCCACCGGGCCGCGCGCGTGCAGCTTGTCGTTGGAGATGCCGATCTCCGCGCCCAGGCCATACTCGAAACCGTCGGCAAAGCGCGTCGAGGCATTCACCATCACGGACGCGGAATCGACCTCGCGCAGGAAGCGCATGGCGGCGCTGTAGTCCTCGGTGACGATGGCTTCCGTGTGCTTGGATGAGAACGTGTTGATGTGGTCCATCGCCGCCTCGATGCCGTCGACGATTTTCACGGCCAGGACCGGCGCCAGGTATTCGGTCGTCCAGTCTTCTTCCGTCGCGTGTGCCAGGTGCGGGTAGCCGGCAGCGGCGAGGATCGCATGGCTCTCGGCGTCCGCCCGCAGTTCGACCGATTCCGTCAGGTAGCGCTGCGCCAGTTGCGGCAGCAGCGCCGGCGCGATGGTCCGTTCCACCAGCAGCGTTTCCATCGTGTTGCAGGTGCCGTAGCGGTGGCACTTGGCGTTGAAGCCGATGTCCAGCGCCTTCGTCATATCCGCCTTGGCGTCGATGTAGACGTGGCAAATGCCGTCCAGGTGCTTGATCATCGGAACCGTCGCCTCGGCCATCAGGCGCGCGATCAAGCCCTTGCCGCCGCGCGGCACGATGACGTCCACATACTGCGGCATCGTGATCAAGGCGCCCACGGCCGCGCGGTCCGTCGTATCGACCACCTGCACCCCATCGGCCGGCAGGCCCGCCTCTTCCAGGCCCGCCTTGACGATGCGGGCCAGCGCGCGGTTGCAGTGGATGGCTTCCGAGCCGCCACGCAGGATCGTCGCGTTGCCGCTCTTGATGCACAGGCCCGCCGCATCCACCGTCACGTTCGGACGCGCTTCATAGATGATGCCGATGACGCCCAGCGGCACCCGCATCTGGCCCACCTGGATGCCGGTCGGGCGCACCTTCAGGTTCGATATCTCGCCCACCGGGTCGGGCAGCGCGACGATCTGGCGCAGCCCTTCGACCATCGTGGCGATGGCCTTGTCCGACAGCGCCAGCCGGTCCAGCATCGCCGGCGCCAGGCCGTTGGCGCGCGCCGCCTCCATGTCCTGCCCGTTGGCCGCGCGCAGCGCCGGCGCCTCGCGCTCGATCGCCGCGGCGATCAGCGTCAGCGCGCGGTTGCGCGTGGCGGTGTCGGCGCGGGCCATCGCGCGCGATGCGGCGCGGGCACGCCGGCCCAGTTGTTCCATGTATTCGGAGATTGCGGTATCCATTGCGGTATCCATCACTATGCTTTTGCCACCTTCAGCGCCAGTTGCAGCATGGCGTCCCACTGGTCGCCGGCAAACGACTTGCCGCGCAACCCCTTGACCATCTTGTCCACCTGGGCCGCCTCGCGCAGCGCGCCTTCCAGCGTGGCCAGCGACACGCGCCGCAGCGCCGGTTCCATCATGCGCTCGCGCGGGCCCCAGATGCGGTATTCCTTCAGCAGGGCGCCCAGCGGGCGGCCCTGCGCCATCCCTGCCTTCAATTTTAGCAGCGTGCGGATTTCCTCCGACACGGCCCACAGTACCAGCGGCAGTGCCTCGCCTTCGCCTTTCAGGCCTTCCAGCATGCGCACGAGGCGTGCCGGGTCGCCCGCCAGCATCGCCTCCGACAGCTTGAACACGTCGTAGCGCGCCACGTTCAGCACGGCGTCGTGCACCTGCTCGTAGGTCAGCTTGCCCGGTTCGTGCAGCAGGCCCAGTTTCTGGATTTCCTGGTGCGCCGCCAGGAGGTTGCCCTCGACGCGGTCGGCGATGAAGTCCAGACTTTGCCGGTCCGCGCTCTGGTTCTGCAGCGCCAGGCGCTGCGAGATCCAGTTCGGCAGGTGGGCCCGCTCCACGTTCGGAATCTCGATGTAGACACCGGCCTGCTGCAGCGCCGTGACCCATGCCGCCTTGGCCGTTTGCCAGTCCAGCTTGGGCAAGGTGATCAGCGTCAGGTTGTCGGGACTGAGGTCCTTGACGTAGGCCTGCAGCGCCGCGCCGCCATCCTTGCCCGGCTTGCCCGTCGGGATGCGCAGCTCGATCAGCTTCTTGTCGCCGAACAGGGACATCGCCTGGTTCGCGGCCAGCAGCTCGCCCCATTTGAAGCTGCGTTCGACGGTGAGCACGTCGCGCTCGGAATACCCTTGCGCGCGCGCCGCGCGGCGGATCTTGTCCGCCGCTTCCAGCGCGAGCAGGTGCTCGTCGCTGGTGATCACGTACAGCTGCGACAGGGGTTTGGCCAGGTGGCCGTCCAGCGCTTCAGCCCGCAGTTGCATGCCGGCCCTTACTGCTTCGGGGCGGGCTCGGTGCCCGGCATCGTCAGGATGCTGCCAGGCCCCGGCGCCGACGAACCCGGCATCGGCGTGCCCGGCTTGATGGCGGCCATGCGCCGCATCATCTGCTGCACCAGGTCGGCCTGCATGTCGCGGTACAGCAGCGCCTCTTCCTGCTCCTTGGCCAGGAGCTGGGTCTCGTTGAACGTGATCGGGCGCGTCAACGTGATCTGCGTGGGGCCCAGCAGCTCGGCGCCGCTGCGGTCCTTGACGCGGAACACGATGTTATAGCTGAGCAGGTACTCGCCGACGCGGCCCGCGCTGTTCAGCGACAGGATGGTCTTCGTCCTGGTTTTTTCCGGATCGGTGATGACCTCGATGACGCCGTCGGCCGCCTTCGGGTCGCCCACAATGACCGTATTGCCGTTGACGCGGATATTGCGTTTCAGGTCGATGGCCAGCGGCGACGACTCCGGCAGGCCGACGTACATGGTCCGGAACGGCAGCGTGTAGTTGCCGCCGGAACCGCGCAGGTGGAAGCCGCAGGCCGACACGCCGGCGGCCAGCGCGGCCAGCAGCACGGCATTGCGGGCCAGCTTCGTCAGGTTAGTGGCCATCATCACACCACGATGTTAACCAGCTTGCCCGGCACGACGATGATCTTCTTCGGCGTCCCTTCGATGAACTTCTGCACGCTCTCCTCGGCCAGCGCGGCCGCCTCGATGGCCGCCTTGTCCAGGCCTTTCGCCACTTTCACGGAGCCGCGCAGCTTGCCGTTCACCTGGATCATCATCTCGATTTCCGACTGCTCCAGCGCGGCCGGATCGACCTGCGGCCAGGCCGTGTCGAGGATGTCCTTGTGCACGGCCGCATAACCCAGCTCCGTCCACAGCGCATGCGTGATGTGCGGCGCGACCGGGTTCAGCAAACGCAGGAAGATCGAGAAGCCTTCGGCGATGACGGCCGAGGATTCTGCACTGTCGTCGAGCTTCGCGGACTCCAGCGTGTTCAGCATCTTCATGCAGGCCGATACCACCGTGTTGTACTGGATGCGTTTCAGGTCGTAGTCGGCCTGCTGCAGCACCTTGTGCAGCTCGCGGCGCAGCGTCTTGCCCGCATCCGTCGTCGCGGCCGACGTGATGGCGGCGCCGGCGGCCGCGATGCGGTCCTTCTGCGCGTAGCCGTAGGCCCAGACGCGGCGCAGGAAGCGGTTGGCGCCTTCGACACCGCTGCCCGACCATTCCAGCGTCTGCTCCGGCGGCGACGCGAACATCGTGAACAGGCGGGCCGTATCGGCGCCGTATTGCTCGATCTGCGCCTGCGGGTCGATGCCGTTGTTCTTCGACTTCGACATCTTTTCCGTGCCGCCGATCTGCACCGGCTGGCCATCGGTCTTGAGCAGCGCGGAGACGGGGCGGCCCTTGTCGTCCGTTGTCAGTTCCACGTCCGCCGGGTTGATCCAGGTTTTCTTGCCGTTGGCTTCTTCGCGGAAGTACGTCTCGTTCAGCACCATGCCCTGCGTCAGCAGGTTGACGAACGGCTCGTCGAACTTCACCAGGCCGAGGTCGCGCATGACCTTGGTCCAGAAGCGCGCGTACAGCAGGTGCAGCACGGCGTGCTCGATGCCGCCGATATACTGGTCCATCGGCATCCAGTAATCGTTGCGGCTGTCGACCATCGCGTCGTTCGAGCCTGGCGACGTATAGCGCATGTAGTACCAGGACGAATCGACGAACGTGTCCATCGTGTCCGTCTCGCGGCGCGCTGGCTTGCCGCATTTCGGGCAGTCGCAGGCCAGGAAGGCCTCGTGCTTGTTGAGCGGGTTGCCCGTGCCGTCCGGCACGCAGTCTTCCGGCAGCACGACCGGCAGGTCCTGTTCCGGGACCGGCACGGCGCCGCAATCGGCGCAGTTGATCATCGGGATCGGCGTGCCCCAGTAGCGCTGGCGCGAGATGCCCCAGTCGCGCAGGCGGAACGTGACCTTCTTCTCGCCCAGGCCGAGGGTTGCAAGGTCGGCCGCGACCGCGTCCACGGCTTCCTTGTAGCGCAGGCCGTCGTACTTGCCGGAGTTGGCGACGACGGAGACTTCCTTGTCGCCATACCATTCCTGCCAGGCGTCCAGCGAGTAGTCCTTGCCTTCGGCGGTAATCACCTGCTTGATCGGCAGGTTGTATTTCTTGGCGAAGGCGAAATCGCGCTCGTCGTGCGCCGGCACGCCCATCACGGCGCCGTCGCCGTACGTGATCAGGACGTAGTTGCCGACCCAGACCTCGATCTGCTCGTTGGTCAACGGGTGCGTGACGAACAGGCCCGTGGGCATGCCCTTCTTTTCCATCGTGGCCATGTCGGCCTCGATGACGGAGCCCATCTTGCACTCGGCGATAAAGGCCTGCAGTTCCGGGTTATTCTTGGCCGCATGCGTGGCCAGCGGGTGCTCGGCGGCGACGGCGCAGAATGTCACGCCCATGATGGTGTCGGGACGCGTCGTGAAGACGTACATCTTGCCTTCGTCGATGGCCTGGCCGTCGTCGTCCTTGATCTGGTGCGGGAACGCGAAGCGCACGCCGGTGGACTTGCCGATCCAGTTCGACTGCATGATGCGCACGCGCTCGGGCCAGCCCGGCAGCTTGTTGTCGACATGTTCCAGCAGCTCTTCCGCGTAGTCAGTGATGCGCGCGTAGTACATCGGGATCTCGCGCTTCTCGATCAGCGCGCCCGAACGCCAGCCGCGGCCGTCGACCACCTGCTCGTTGGCCAGCACGGTCTGGTCGACCGGGTCCCAGTTCACGGTGCCCGTCTTCTTGTAAATGATGCCCTTCTCGAGCATCTTGAGGAACATCCACTGGTTCCACTTGTAGTATTCCGGCTTGCAGGCCGTCATTTCACGCGACCAGTCGATCGCCAGGCCCATCATCTCCATCTGCGCACGCATGTGGGCGATGTTCGAATAGGTCCACTGCGCCGGCGGTACGTTGTTCGCCATTGCCGCGTTTTCAGCCGGCATGCCGAACGCATCCCAGCCCATCGGCATCAGCACGTTGTAGCCGTTCATCCGCAGGTAGCGGTACATCACATCGTTGATCGTATAGTTGCGCACGTGGCCCATGTGCAGCTTGCCGGACGGGTAAGGCAGCATCGAGCACGCGTAGTACTTCCCTTTCGGGAAACGCGGGTCGTTTTCGACGGCTTTGTAGGCGTCGATCGCCTTCCAGTGGGATTGGGCAGCTTTTTCGACGTCGGCGGGACTATATTTGTCTTGCATGATGGATGCACAATAGTGAATATGAACCGAACATTATACTTCTTAGCCGTGCGCGGCAGCGCGGCATGGCGCTGACGTCCTACGCCGAGTTCCCGCCCTGCCCCGCGCTGCGTCCGTACGTGGCCTGCCTGTGGGCCGCGCACACCGATCCCGCCGCTCCGCCGCGCCCGCACCGCGTGCTGCCGGACAACTGCGTGGACATCCTGTGGCAGGACAACCGGCCGGACGCCTTTGCCGTCGGCATGATGAGCGCGCCCATCTGGGTACCGGCGGCGGGGCCCGTCCGCATCGTGGCCGTGCGCTTCCGGCCCGGTGCCGCCGGCCTGTTCCTGGATGCGCCGCTGCATGTGCTGACGGACAGCCGCGCCGACCTGGCCGACTTGTGGGGCCGCGCCGACGCGCTGCGCCTGCACGACACGCTGTGGCAGCCGAAACTCAGCACCGCCGCCCGGCTGCGGCGGATCGAGGATGCGCTGCTGGCGCGCCTCGCCCGCGCCGCGCCCTCCACGCCGACGTTGGGGCAGCGCGCCGTCGCCGCCATCGAAGCGGCGCACGGCGCCGTACGGGTGGACGCCCTGGCCGATGCGCTCGCTGTGTCGCGCCAGCATCTGGCCCTGCAGTTTCGCCAGCAGGTCGGGCTGACACCGAAGCTGTTCGCCCGCATCTGCCGCTTCCGCCGCGCCAGCGCGGTGTTACGGGACGATGGCACCGACGTGGCCGCGCTGGCCCTCGACTGCGGCTACTTCGACCAGTCGCACCTGATCCGCGACTTCCGCGATTTTGCCGGCACGACGCCGGACGCCTGGCGCCGCTGACCTTCCATTTTTCCAATCGGTGCCGCTGCCGCCATGGCAAGATGGCCGCATCGACAACAGGAGAGCCCCATGATCAAAGGACTGCGCACCGCCATCTATCCCGCCCCCGACCTCGCTGCCGCGAAGGCGTGGTACGCGCAGGTATTCGGCGTTCAACCCTATTTCGACCAGCCGTTCTACGTTGGCTTCAACATCGGCGGGTTCGAGCTGGGCCTGCTCCCCGACGGCACGCCCGGCACGGCAGGCACCCAGGTCTACTGGGGCGTCGACGACATCGAGGCCGAGGTCGCCCGCATCGTCGCACTGGGTGCGAGCGTTCACTCCGCCGTTCAGGACGTGGGCGACAGCATCCTCACCGCCGAGCTGGCCGACCCGTTCGGCAACGTGCTGGGGCTGATCCAGAATCCCCACTTCGATCCCGCGGCAGTGCGCTGACCGCCCGAAAAACGGTGACAGTCACCGTTTTTCCCGCCCCGGGTGAAATTGGAGGCTGTCCCCAATTTTCGTCGTTATGCTAATATACGGTTCGTATATAAACCGTATAAAGGCACTACCATGGGCATCGTCAAGATCTCCGACCAGATGCATGAGAACCTGCGCATCGCCAGCGGCGCGTTGAGCCGCTCGATCAACGCGCAGGCCGAGCATTGGCTGCGCATCGGCCTGCTGGCCGAAACCAATCCCGACCTGAACTACAGCGAGCTGTGCCAGCTGCTGCTGCGCGGCGACACGGGCGGCGGACCGCTGCGCCTCGTTCCACTGGACCGGGAGACGTTGAATGCGTAAGAAGAACAGCAACGAAATCCTGATCAAGTCGCCGGAGCAGGTCGAACTGTCGCGCGCCGCCGGCCAGCTGGCCGCCGACGTGCTGACGATGATCGGCCCTTACGTCAAACCGGGCGTGACGACGGAATACCTGGACCAGCTGTGCCACGACTACATCGTCAAGGAACTGAAGGTCATTCCCGCCAACGTGGGCTATGCCGGCTTCACGAAGACGCTGTGCACGTCCGTCAACGAGGTGGTCTGCCACGGCATTCCGTCGCCGAAAAAGATCCTGAAGGACGGCGACATCGTCAACATCGACGTGGCCGTCATCAAGGACGGCTGGTTCGGCGACACGAGTCGCATGTACTACGTGGGCAATCCATCCAAGGCCGCGCGCAAGCTGTGCGACGTGACGTATGACGCCATGTGGGCCGGCATCCGCGCCGTGAAACCGGGCGCCACCCTGGGCGACGTGGGCCACGCGATCCAGACGGTGGCCGAGAACGCGGGCTTCTCCGTCGTGCGCGACTACTGTGGCCACGGCATCGGCATGGTCTACCACGAAAGCGTGCAGGTGCTGCACTACGGCCGGCCCGGCACGGGCATGGTGCTGCAGCCCGGCATGATCTTCACGATCGAGCCGATGATCAACGCGGGCAAGCACCAGACCCGCGCGCTGCCGGACGGCTGGACCGTCGTGACGGCGGACCGTTCGCTGTCGGCGCAGTGGGAGCACATGGTCACCGTGACCGAGACGGGGTTCGATGTGCTGACGTTGGGGCCGGGCGAGAAGATCTGACGGGAGGTATCGGCGTCGGCAGCCGTGTCAGCGCAGCACCAGCTGCAAGGCCGGCTTCTCGCCGTAGTCTTCGTAGCGCTCGTTGATGCCGCCCACGCAGTACTCGATTTCCTCCAGCAGCTCCGGGGCCGCGGCGCGCAGCGCGGCCGCGTTGTCGATGACGATCTGCAGCAGTTCGTTTGGCTTCAGGCGGAATTTGGTCATGCCTTCGTCGTCGCGCAGGTACGAGAGCGCATCGACCCACGAGTCCATCGTGTCGCCGTAGTACTCGGGCAGGCCGAGCGCCGCGCGGCTGGCGGCGTGGAACGAGGCTTCATCGCGGATCGCCGCGCCGTCCAGGGTCACACTGGCCATTATTGGGTTTCCTTCGGATCGGTGACGAAGACCAGCTTCGTCAGGCCCTGCGCCTGCGCGGCCGCCATCAGCTGGGCCACCGCTTCGTAGCGGGTGGCGCGGTCGGCGCGCAGTTGCAGTTCGGGTTGAGGGCTGCGCCCGGCGGCAGCCGCCAGGCGCTGTGCCAGTTCGTCGCCTTGCAGCGCCTCGTCGTTCCAGAAGACGGTGCCGGCCGCGTCGATCGCCACCGTCACCGTCGCGGTGCCCTGCTGCACCGCCGCGGCCTTGGCCTTCGGCAGGTCGAGGCTGACCGCATTGGTAAACATGGGCGCGGACAGGATGAAGATCACGAGCAGCACCAGCATCACGTCCACCATCGGGGTGACGTTGATGTCGGCCATCGCTTCCTTCTGGCGGTGGTGGTTGAACGCGCCGAATGCCATCGCGGTCTCCGTGTCCGGTCAGTTCTTCGTGAGGTAGGCGTGCAGGTCGTGCGCGAACGCGTCCAGCTCGGACAGCGTCAGGCGGTTCACGCGGTTGAAACCGTTATAGGCCAGCACGGCGGGGATGGCCACCATCAGGCCCACGCCCGTCATGATCAAGGCTTCGCCGACGGGACCGGCGATGCGGTCGATCTGCACGGGCCCCGTGGACGACACGGCCGCCAGCGCATGGTAGATGCCCCATACTGTGCCCAGCAGGCCGACGAACGGCGCCGTCGAGGCGATCGACGCCAGCAGCGTCAGGCCGCTTTCCAGGCGCACGGTGGAGCGGTGGATGGCGTCGCGCAGCAGGCGCGTCATCTGTTCGGCCGGGCTGACGGCGCTGCCCAGCGATGCCTGGCCGGGCGCGACGCGCACGGTGCCCTGGCTGGCCAATGCCAGGTAAATCCCTTCGGGATCGCCGGCCGCCACGACCGCCACGCCGTCCTGCAGCGTGGGCGCATCCCAGAAGCGGCGTACCACGCCGGCGCTGCGCCGCACCCGCCATGCCATCCAGCCCTTCGACAGGATGAAGAACCAGCTTGTCAGCGACATCGCCAGCAGCAGCCACGCGACGGCATGGCTGATCGCGTCGCCGCGCTCCCAGTATGTCGCGAAGCTGAAGTGCTCCATGGAGGTCGTCAGCCGTTCAGCGCCAGCACGTCGAACATGTCGAACAGGCCCGTCTTCTGCCCGGCCAGGAAGCGGGCCGCGCGCAGCGAACCTTGCGCATAGCCGGCGCGGCTGCTGGACTTGTGGCTGATCTCGATGCGCTCGCCGGTGCCGGCAAACAGCACCGTGTGATCGCCAATGATGTCGCCGCCACGCACGGTGGCAAAGCCGATCGTCGACGGATCGCGTTCGCCCGTCACGCCTTCGCGGCCGTAGACGGCGCATTCCTTCAGGTCGCGGCCCAGCGCGCCGGCGATGACTTCGCCCATCTTCAGCGCGGTGCCGGACGGCGCATCGACCTTGTGGCGGTGATGCGCTTCGATGATCTCGATGTCGTAGCCGGTGGCCAGGCTTTTCGCGGCCAGTTCCAGCAGCTTCAACGTGACGTTGACGCCCACGCTCATGTTCGGTGCGAACACGATGGCCGTCTGCTCGGCGGCAGCCTTGATGGCGGCCTTGCCGGCATCGTCGAAGCCGGTCGTGCCGATGACCAGCTTGATGCCGTGCGCGGCGCAGTATTCCAGGTGCTGCAGCGTGCCTTCGGGACGGGTGAAATCGATCAGCACGTCCGCGCCCTGCAGGCCTTCGGCCAGGTCGGCCGTGACAAGGACGCCGGCCGGCTTGCCCAGGAACGCCGCGGCATCCTGGCCCAGGCCGTCGCTGCCGGCGATGCCCAACGCGCCCGACAGGCGCAGGTCGTCAGCGTTCTGCACGGCTTCCACCAGCATGCGGCCCATGCGGCCGCCCGCGCCGGCGATGGCGATCTTCAGTTGGCTCATCGGTTCCTCAGTTCTGCTTGACGTTGACTTCGACGGGATTGCGGTTGCCCGACTCCTGGCCGCCCGGCAGCGGCGCGCGCGCGGCGGCCGGCTGGTTTTCGCTGTCGCGCTTCTGGTCCTTCTGGAACTTGCGGATCGGGCCGGCGATGCGGGCGATGTATTCCTGTTCGGTCGGCAATTCACCGCCTTCGAAGCGCTCGACCTTGCCTTCCTTGTCGAAGTAGACGACGACGGTGCTGGTGGTCAGTTCGCCGCTGCCGCGGGCCAGGCGGAACGGATAGTCCCAGCGGTCGGCGTGGAAGATGTCGTTCAGCAGCGGCGTGCCCAGGACGAAGCGCACCTGGTCGCGCGTCATGCCCGTCTTCAGTTGCGCCAGCATTTCCTTCGACACGAAGTTACCCTGCTGGATATCCGGACGGTAAGGCGAGAAGAACCACATGAATTTCTGGGCCTTCGAGATCGCGATGGTCTGTGCGCCCTG
This is a stretch of genomic DNA from Pseudoduganella chitinolytica. It encodes these proteins:
- a CDS encoding MotA/TolQ/ExbB proton channel family protein, which gives rise to MEHFSFATYWERGDAISHAVAWLLLAMSLTSWFFILSKGWMAWRVRRSAGVVRRFWDAPTLQDGVAVVAAGDPEGIYLALASQGTVRVAPGQASLGSAVSPAEQMTRLLRDAIHRSTVRLESGLTLLASIASTAPFVGLLGTVWGIYHALAAVSSTGPVQIDRIAGPVGEALIMTGVGLMVAIPAVLAYNGFNRVNRLTLSELDAFAHDLHAYLTKN
- the dapB gene encoding 4-hydroxy-tetrahydrodipicolinate reductase; the protein is MSQLKIAIAGAGGRMGRMLVEAVQNADDLRLSGALGIAGSDGLGQDAAAFLGKPAGVLVTADLAEGLQGADVLIDFTRPEGTLQHLEYCAAHGIKLVIGTTGFDDAGKAAIKAAAEQTAIVFAPNMSVGVNVTLKLLELAAKSLATGYDIEIIEAHHRHKVDAPSGTALKMGEVIAGALGRDLKECAVYGREGVTGERDPSTIGFATVRGGDIIGDHTVLFAGTGERIEISHKSSSRAGYAQGSLRAARFLAGQKTGLFDMFDVLALNG
- a CDS encoding outer membrane protein assembly factor BamE, which translates into the protein MPLFALVAGVALALGGCAGRSVLGPKEGGRADREPEVQVDAKQGAQTIAISKAQKFMWFFSPYRPDIQQGNFVSKEMLAQLKTGMTRDQVRFVLGTPLLNDIFHADRWDYPFRLARGSGELTTSTVVVYFDKEGKVERFEGGELPTEQEYIARIAGPIRKFQKDQKRDSENQPAAARAPLPGGQESGNRNPVEVNVKQN